A portion of the Ricinus communis isolate WT05 ecotype wild-type chromosome 10, ASM1957865v1, whole genome shotgun sequence genome contains these proteins:
- the LOC8288452 gene encoding pentatricopeptide repeat-containing protein At2g06000, whose amino-acid sequence MTLLLLKPRPLRARASTIIMAHFHDYTKGGGFHPFSDKEVIVKNQEAWFVKVIAILFVRSHCSDATSLGYLSEKLNDPLVAFEVIKRLNNNPQVGLKFMEFCRLNFSLIHCFSTYELLIRSLCQMGLHDLVEMVIGYMRSDGHLIDSRVLGFLVTSFAQAGKFDLAKKLIIEVQGEEARISSFVYNYLLNELVKGGKVHEAIFLFKENLAFHSRPNTWTFNILIRGLCRVGEVEKGFELFNAMQSFGCLPDVVTYNTLISGLCKANELDRACDLLKEVQSRNDCSPDVMTYTSIISGFRKLGKLEAASVLFEEMIRSGIEPTVVTFNVLIDGFGKIGNMVAAEAMHEKMASYSCIPDVVTFTSLIDGYCRTGDIRLGLKVWDVMKARNVSPNIYTYSVIINALCKDNRIHEARDLLRQLKCSDVFPKPFIYNPVIDGFCKAGNVDEANVIVTEMEEKRCRPDKVTFTILIIGHCMKGRMVEALDIFKKMLAIGCAPDNITISSLVACLLKAGKPSEAFHIVQTASEDLNLSFSSLRKTFPMRVKTDISVAA is encoded by the coding sequence TTGTTAAAGTTATAGCTATCCTTTTTGTTCGTTCACATTGTTCTGATGCTACTTCTTTAGGATATTTATCTGAGAAGTTGAATGATCCCTTGGTTGCATTTGAGGTAATTAAGAGGCTAAATAACAACCCACAAGTGGGTTTGAAGTTCATGGAATTTTGTAGATTGAATTTCAGTCTTATTCATTGTTTTTCAACTTACGAATTACTTATTAGGTCTTTATGTCAAATGGGTCTTCATGATTTGGTTGAAATGGTGATTGGTTATATGAGGAGTGATGGGCATTTGATTGATAGTAGAGTTCTAGGATTTTTGGTAACTTCATTTGCACAAGCGGGGAAGTTTGATCTTGCTAAGAAATTGATTATTGAAGTTCAAGGTGAGGAGGCTAGGATTAGTTCTTTTGtgtataattatttgttgAATGAGTTGGTCAAAGGGGGTAAGGTACATGAAGCTATCTTCTTGTTTAAAGAGAATTTGGCATTCCATTCTCGTCCGAATACTTGGACCTTCAATATTCTTATCCGAGGTCTTTGCAGAGTAGGGGAAGTTGAGAAGGGTTTTGAACTATTTAATGCTATGCAAAGTTTTGGTTGTTTGCCTGATGTTGTTACATATAACACTCTTATAAGTGGATTGTGTAAGGCTAACGAGTTAGATAGAGCATGTGACTTATTGAAGGAAGTTCAGTCTAGAAATGATTGTTCACCAGATGTTATGACCTATACATCTATTATATCTGGGTTTCGTAAGTTGGGTAAGCTGGAGGCCGCCTCTGTCCTTTTTGAGGAGATGATTAGGTCTGGGATTGAGCCCACTGTAGTCACTTTTAATGTTCTTATTGATGGCTTTGGCAAGATTGGCAACATGGTTGCAGCAGAAGCAATGCACGAAAAGATGGCCTCTTATAGTTGCATACCTGATGTAGTAACCTTCACATCCTTGATTGATGGTTATTGTAGAACAGGAGATATTCGTCTGGGTTTAAAGGTTTGGGATGTGATGAAAGCAAGAAATGTATCTCCAAATATTTATACTTACTCAGTTATTATTAATGCTCTCTGCAAGGATAATAGAATTCATGAAGCTCGTGATCTTTTGAGGCAATTGAAGTGCAGTGATGTCTTTCCGAAACCTTTTATatataaccctgtaatagaTGGGTTTTGCAAGGCTGGGAATGTGGATGAGGCAAATGTGATTGTGACGGAAATGGAGGAAAAGAGATGCAGGCCTGATAAAGTGACATTCACTATCCTTATTATTGGGCATTGTATGAAAGGCAGAATGGTTGAAGCACTTGATATTTTCAAGAAGATGCTGGCAATTGGTTGTGCCCCAGATAACATTACTATTAGTTCATTGGTAGCTTGCCTTCTCAAGGCTGGAAAGCCTAGTGAAGCATTTCACATTGTGCAAACGGCATCAGAGGACCTCAACTTGAGTTTTTCATCTCTTAGAAAAACGTTTCCTATGAGAGTGAAGACAGACATTTCAGTAGCTGCTTGA